In one Moritella sp. 5 genomic region, the following are encoded:
- a CDS encoding PilZ domain-containing protein has protein sequence MNNKRHFQRILFDHNAMLTCNGHQWSTNVIDLSLRGLSCTRPRNVKFNINQLMTLSISLTQEQVIIMEAILVHNEEHVLGLRCTRIDINSISELRRLVQLNLADESLLHRDIEHLAHSIPK, from the coding sequence ATGAATAATAAGCGTCACTTTCAACGGATACTATTTGATCATAATGCCATGTTAACTTGTAATGGGCATCAATGGTCAACAAATGTAATCGATTTATCTTTACGTGGACTATCCTGTACCAGACCAAGAAATGTAAAGTTCAATATTAATCAGCTAATGACACTGTCAATCAGCCTAACCCAAGAACAAGTCATCATTATGGAGGCCATTCTAGTTCATAATGAAGAACATGTTTTAGGCTTACGTTGTACGAGAATTGATATTAATAGTATTTCAGAACTTCGTCGTTTAGTTCAGTTAAACTTAGCCGATGAATCACTTTTACATCGAGATATAGAACATCTAGCTCACTCAATTCCCAAATGA
- a CDS encoding EAL domain-containing protein, translating into MSSEMMGIEDSFLPVLIVTNDIINSCNRMFSTLVGISESELINRSLHEYLHLDGDADSAVSNISLLLKAASVSETGCFVEATLMDVNFHRCKVALHCQRRSENQFDNAFKLCFNVIENKSIDSITGLPNGWAISARATHLFKLPNTQMRLMMLSVDNFSTINFRYGFDSGDNYLSVLGKKLQATVNGDGLVVRLANARYGILIENKRHLSSADFNAYITMFCQYLCDLSLGSLVLTNGIRVNKSFSIGISREHTKYESYFAMENATETAMRESRRHSHSYYCFAKLEIKPELMANKLIIDELPSAIEKSLIKIHYQPQYDLTTKQLVGFEALSRWIHKDLGYIPPDVFIRIVEDIGLHFEFDLWVFTQVCKQVVEWQKSGVSTPKIAINISFKTLEMIDFIYRLESIITLTGCPKDLLEIEVTETASISNMDTLIDNISAVRSLGILVAIDDFGSGYSSLSLVRKLRKSLNTLKIDRSLVADICESTLDKEFARKIIELGKVLNVKVLAEGVETLAQRDLLQTLGCDYAQGYYFDKALSMVDAENLILNKASN; encoded by the coding sequence ATGAGTAGCGAAATGATGGGGATTGAAGATTCGTTTTTACCTGTATTAATAGTCACTAATGATATAATTAATTCTTGTAATCGCATGTTTTCAACATTAGTTGGTATAAGTGAAAGTGAACTCATCAATCGCTCCTTACATGAATATTTGCATTTGGATGGTGACGCAGACTCAGCTGTCAGTAATATCTCTCTATTATTGAAAGCTGCAAGCGTTAGTGAAACCGGATGCTTTGTTGAAGCAACACTGATGGATGTTAACTTTCATCGTTGTAAAGTGGCTCTTCACTGCCAACGTCGTAGTGAAAATCAATTTGATAATGCGTTTAAATTATGCTTTAACGTTATTGAGAATAAATCAATTGATTCAATTACTGGTTTACCGAATGGTTGGGCGATAAGTGCACGCGCAACACATTTATTCAAATTGCCAAATACACAAATGCGTTTGATGATGCTAAGTGTGGATAACTTCTCTACTATTAACTTTCGCTATGGGTTTGATTCTGGAGATAATTACCTTTCTGTACTCGGCAAAAAATTACAAGCAACAGTGAATGGTGATGGGCTGGTGGTTCGATTGGCTAATGCGCGTTATGGTATTTTAATCGAGAATAAACGTCATTTGTCATCAGCCGATTTTAATGCGTATATAACCATGTTTTGCCAGTATTTATGTGATTTATCTTTAGGCTCATTAGTACTAACTAATGGTATTAGAGTAAATAAATCATTTAGCATTGGTATTAGTCGTGAACATACTAAGTATGAAAGTTATTTTGCAATGGAGAATGCGACCGAGACAGCAATGAGGGAGTCGAGACGTCATAGCCATTCTTATTACTGCTTTGCTAAACTCGAAATTAAACCAGAGTTAATGGCCAATAAGCTTATTATTGATGAACTTCCTAGTGCAATTGAAAAGTCTCTCATTAAAATTCATTATCAGCCTCAGTACGATCTTACTACTAAACAGCTGGTGGGTTTTGAAGCGCTATCCCGGTGGATACACAAAGATCTAGGCTATATTCCCCCGGATGTATTCATTAGGATTGTAGAAGACATAGGGCTTCATTTTGAATTTGATTTATGGGTATTTACTCAGGTTTGTAAGCAAGTTGTGGAATGGCAAAAATCAGGTGTTTCCACACCTAAAATAGCAATAAATATATCGTTTAAAACACTTGAAATGATCGACTTTATTTACCGGTTAGAATCTATAATTACGTTAACAGGTTGCCCAAAAGACTTACTCGAGATTGAAGTAACCGAAACTGCTTCAATTAGTAATATGGATACCTTAATCGATAATATCAGCGCTGTACGTAGTCTTGGTATTCTTGTTGCGATTGATGATTTTGGTTCAGGTTATTCGTCGCTAAGCCTTGTTAGAAAATTACGGAAATCACTCAATACGTTGAAAATTGATCGCTCATTAGTTGCCGATATATGTGAATCTACGTTAGATAAAGAATTTGCAAGAAAAATTATCGAATTAGGAAAAGTCTTAAATGTTAAGGTATTAGCT